AAGCATGACGATCCCAATACAGAACAAAGTGACCGTAACCGCCTTGTACACTCGTTCCTGTGCCAATCGGAGGCGGAATAACACAACATCGTCCTTACCACGAATCATCGCCAGCACTGCACCGACTAGAACAGCGAAAGTCGTTGTCTTAATCCCTCCACCTGTCGACCCAGGAGAAGCACCGATAAACATCAGAATGATGATGAAAAATTGCGTCGCTTGACGAAATTCCGTAACATCAACTGTAGTAACTCCTCCTGAACGAGTGGTGACCGATTGGAATAGCGATACGAGCAATTTATGACCAAACCCGGTATCTCCCACAGATCGCCCATTCGTGTATTCAAATATGAAAATAACAAGTGTGCCGACAACGATCAAAATAGCTGTTACACTAAGCACCACTTTGGTATGTAATGAAAACCTTTGTTTTTTGCGCCAATCGAACAAATCCGCAAGCACGATAAAACCAAAGCCACCGAGAATAATGAGTGCCATTGAAACGATATTCATATATACATCCGACGAGTAAGCTGAGAAGCTTTTGAATTCACCCGACAAATCAAATCCGGCATTATTGAAAATAGAAATGGAGTGAAACACACCATGATACAAAGCTTTTCCTACAGGCATATCGAACATAAAACGGATAAAAAACAAAATGGCACCAACAGTTTCAAGAGCCAATGCATAAACAATGACTTTTCTAACGAGTCTAACTAAGCCTTCAATACTTCCTTGATTAAGTGACTCCTGTAAAATAAGCCTTTCCTTAAGAGATATTTTTCTCCTGAGGATAAGAGCAAACAGTGTGGCAACTGTCATGAAGCCGATTCCGCCGATCTGGATGAGCAGAAGAATAACCCAGTGACCGAAGGTGGAAAAGTAAGTTCCCGTATCAAATACGACTAACCCCGTCACACACATGGCAGAGGTGGAAGTAAATAAGGCATCTATAAAGGACATCGATTGTCCGCTTATGGAAGCGATCGGCAGGCGTAGCAGCTGTGCGCCTATAAAAATAATGAATGCAAAACCCATAAGGAGTGTTCTCGGTGGAGAAACACTGAACCATCGAACGACTTTTCTAAACAAGAAGGTCACCTCTAACTACAAATTCATACCAAATTCATACACACTTTCTGAATCACCAAAAAACACTGGAACCCCAGTGCTTCGATTTCGCACATGATTCCCATTCGTATAGCCTACGAGGTTAGCTGTCGGGTTCGGGCTCGAACAGGCTGCCCTATCCAATGTTAAGTAAACACAATTGGAATTCACCCCGGGATCTCCGAATACAATTGAACTTGTACACGTGATTGTTTGGTTCCCCCGTTTTCAATAACATGAAATTCGGCTATTCATTAAATGAACTTGAAGTCGATTTAAGACGTACCTACGAATTATATTCTTTCCCTGTGTGGGGGACAACGTCAGAATGAGGGCAAACCTAGCCATCTAGACGATTAAATGGAGAGCAACCCACATGTTCAGCCCTCGCACGATGATTATCGCTCGCTTTCCTTTCATTTTCGTCGAAAATGAGAGATACTTGATGGAAATTAAGGTAGTAGTTAGCTAGAACCAACTGTATACGTTTACTTGAGCTTCTTTTGCAAAGGGAGAGATGATTTTTGAACTCACTTACTTCAAATCAATTGGATAGACGCTGGATATGGGCAGCTACCGTTGGACTAATCCTATTCTTGCTTATACAAGTATTCCCCGTTACCGGGCAATTGTTTACAACTGAAATCCAAAACGTGATGACACGATCTGAAGCAAAAAATAAAGCATTAGATTTGGCAGCTTCAAAATTCGGAATTAAGTCTGAACAAGTGCAGGAAGCAACTGTGACCCATTTGTCTGATAGCAACGCTGTAGCCTATTTATCCAAGTATAATTTCATGAAAACAGCCGATAAGCTCTGGACCCAAGCTACGCCAACGGACGTTTACGCCGTAAAGCTGCTGTTGAAAGATAGTCAGGATGCTTTACTGATTTCGCTCAATATGGAAAATGGAAAGCTTGTTGCTTGGAAGTTTGTTGGTAACAACGAACTCAATTCTGTAAGCTCTCGCTCAAAAGCGAATATTACCGATGAATCCGTCAGCTCTGCCCTACAATATGCTGAATTCTGGGGAATTCCAGCGGCTGAATGGACATGGGATGAAAGTCGTTCTGACAAGAGCAGCATGACATTCCTATCCCGTGAAGGCAACATCGGTGAAACACAGCTATGGCTGAAGGTTGTTGTTCCCGAAGGATTTAGCGCTCTTAAATCATCCAATCCCCCTTGGATTGGAGGCTCAATTGAATACGGAGTGGACTTACCCAAATCCTTTACCTCTTACTTAAAAAACCAAGAAAGCTTAGCTTCAAAGCTATCTATGTACGGATTTATTTTACCGCAGATCATTCTGTTCGTTCTCGCTATCATCTATGTGGGAAGTTATGGTGGCCAAACTTCTTATCTGAGAGGAATATTCCTTTCTGCTGTATATTTTGTGCTTTATGCAGGTATTACGTTTAACATGGTTCCAGGTTTAAGGGCTAGCCTATGGAAATCCGGGAATATCAGTGTTGACGTGAACACGGCGATAATCATTACAAGTATTATTATGTATGGTGCTATGGCTGTTCTCACCTATTTCTCCGCTGTTGCAGGAGACGGCTTGTGGAAATCTATGGGACATTCTCTTTGGCCAAGGTGGAAAGAAGCAGGCTACGGTATCACGGTGCTTAAAAGTATGCGAGTAGGTTATTTCTTGGCTTTTATCCTTCTCGGAGCGCAATCCCTTATTTTATTGATTTTGGAGAAAACGTTAGGCTCGTTCTCCTCTTCGGATGCATCCCAGTCTATGTACAATATGACTATTCCATTGTTACTTCCTTTACTCGCATGGTGTGCGGGTATATCAGAAGAGCTCCAAAGCCGTTTGTTAGGTATCGGCTTATTCCGTAAATGGCTCGTCGGAGGTGCGCGAAAAATACTTGGTCGAGAGCCGTCGCGAAGAACCGCGGTCACTCTTACACTTATAGCGATGATTCCACCGGGTTTGTTGTGGGCTATGGGTCATGTCGGTTATGCGATTTATCCCGTCTATACTCGTCTTATAGAGCTCGTTATTATGGCTATTCTGTTTGGTTGGTTTATGCTGCGTTTTGGCATTATGACAGTGATTTTTGCCCATGTTACACTCGACGCCATATTGATGGGCATGCAGATGATGTTCGATGGTCTCCCAGGCGATTTCTTCGCCGGAGCATTCAGCCTTATCATGCCAGGGCTAGCTGGAATAGTTATCTGGTGGCTTCATGGTGTAATTAAAGGGAAGCCCAAGCCTACGGCTGTTTAGAGTAATTAGGCTGAGTTCCTCCTTTCAGTTACCGTCACTCTCTGTAGCCTTTCCCACCGCCATCTTTTTGACAAATTAGATTGCCGGCTGTAGCTAGCTTAGCTCGTGGGAGTTCCAGAAGGGTTTTTAATGTTTGACCACAAACGAAAATTTAACATTTGCGCGCTGGCTGGGGTGTTAGTGAACGGTGGGTTCTCTATTGTTACTTTTTTCTCGCTGGCGGGAGTCTTAGTGAACGGTGGGTTCTCTATTGTTACTTTTTTCGCGCTGGCGGGGGTGTTAGTGAACGGTGGGTTCTCTATTGCCACTTTTTTCGCGCTGGCGGGGGTGTTAGTGAACGGTGGGTTCTCTATTGTCACTTTTTTCGCGCTGGCGGGGGTGTTAGTGAACGGTGGGTTCTCTATTATTACTTTTTTCGCGCTGGCGCGGGTGTTAGTGAACGGTGGGTTCTCTATTGTCACTTTTTTCGCGCTGGCGGGGTCTTAGTGGATAAGAAGCTGCACATAATTACTTATGTGACAGCTCCTATTGTTAAACACTCTGTATATTACTCAACGTTCAAAGCTTCGAGAATGCGAGTAGCGAGGGCTTCGCCAATGGATACAGCCTTGAAGTCATCAATAGCTGCTTCCTTAATCGCCTTTAATGAGCCGAAATGACTCAGAAGCTGCTTACGTCTCTTCTCCCCGATACCAGGAATCGAATCCAGCTTAGATGCAATCATCGACTTAGCCCGCTTCTCACGGTGAAAGGTGATCGCGAAACGGTGAACCTCATCTTGAATTCTTTGAAGCAAATAAAACTCTTGGCTGTCACGTGGCAATGGAACTACTTCAGGTGGATCCCCGACGAGCAACTGTGCTGTCCTATGCTTGGCATCTTTAGCTAAACCGCACACGGGGACGTTCATGCCAAGCTCATTAGTAAGCACATCCAGTACGGATGCAATATGACCTTTACCGCCATCCACCACGATGAGATCCGGTAACGACTGCCCTTCCTTGAGCACCCTTTCATACCGACGACGCACAACTTCTCTCATTGTTTCGTAGTCATCAGGTCCTTGCACGGTTTTTACATTATATTTACGGTACTCCTTCTTGTCAGGCTTACCGTTTGTAAATACGACCATCGCCGACACTGGTGATGACCCCTGCATGTTCGAGTTATCGAACGCCTCGATCCTATTAGCACTTGGAATACCAATCCAATTGGCTAACCCTTCAACGGCCTTCACAGTGCGTGATTCGTCCCGTTCAATTAACCGAAACTTTTCCTCTAGTGCAACTCGAGAATTATCGCAGGCCATTGTAATAAGATGACGCTTTGTCCCTCTTCTAGGAACAGCTACCTTAATTTTAAGCCAACGGCGCAAAGATTCTCCAACCTCTGCTGCTTCTCCCTCCTCAACGGAGTCCTCCGTCACAGCACCGTCTCCATAAGCTTCTCTTTCCTCAGCGACAGCTAACGGCAACACTTTTGCTCCTTCTGACTCAAGATCAGCTAACGGCAACACTTCTGCGCTGTCTGACTCACGACCAGCTAACGGCAACACCGCTGCACTGTCTACCGCAGAGCCCTCAGTTGGCTGCTCTCCTCCTGCTTCGGGTGGTGGCGGTAGAAGCATCTCACGAGGGAGCGCAGGGTTATCGCTATAATATTGAGTAACATAGCTTAGAAAGTCCTCGTAGGCTTCACCATAGTACGGGAAAACTGATGCATGTCGTTGAATCATTTTACCTTGGCGCATATATAGAATTTGTACGCACATCCAACCTTTATCAACCGCATAGCCAAACACATCCCGATCCATCGCATCGCTCATGTTGATCGTCTGCTTTTCCATTAGAGCTTCAATAGCCACGATCTGGTCACGATACTCCCTGGCCCTTTCAAACTCCAGCCCTTCGGCAGCAACTTCCATCTTATGCTTGAGATCCTTCTTGATTTCTGTATGGCCTCCATTTAGAAACCGAGAAATCTCGCCAATCATCTCGTCGTAAACGGACTGTTCTACCGGATATTCGCATGGCGCCACGCATTGCCCTAAATGATAATAAAGACATACCTTCTCCGGCAATGTATTGCATTTACGCAAAGGGTACAACCTATCCAGTAGCTTCTTCGTCTCCTGAGCCGCGTAAGCGTTCGGATAAGGGCCGAAATACTTCCCTTTATCCTTAACGATCCTCCGGGTAACCTCAAGCTTAGGATGAGCCTCGTGCGTTATTTTGAGATAAGGGAAAGACTTATCGTCCTTCAGCAGTACATTATAACGTGGAAAATGCTCTTTAATAAGATTACACTCAAGAATTAGCGATTCCGTATTGCTTGCTGTGACGATATATTCGAAGTCTCGGATTTCCGAAACCAGCTTTTGTGTTTTACCATCGTGGCTTCCAGAAAAATAAGAACGCACACGATTTTTCAGCACCTTAGCCTTACCTACGTAGATAATTTTTCCTTCTTCATTTTTCATTAAATAGCAGCCTGGCTGATCAGGAAGAAGGGCTAGCTTATGACGAATGTTTTCCATCGCCTTATCACGATCAATGATTGGTGGCAGGATGTCCATGTTCGACACCTCCTATAGACATAGCCGGGTCAGAACACCCGTTCCTCCCATTGTAGCACAGCAGCGAGCTCAATGGTTTCACTGAATTACACGATGTCGCAAACTTGTCACCAGCACAATGAAGGAATACTTTACAACAAAAAGAAATGTTGGTTATACTATAGTTATCGAATGTGTCAGGAGGCTTCCCAATGGAAAACGTTACAGATCCCCGGCAGCACATCAACGAAGAGCCGCGCGATGATTTAATGGACACAGCTATCGGCTTTGGAGTCATGTTTGGCTTCATGTTCGTTGTATTTACTGCAGCGGTTGTTATTAAATTCGTTATTACTTAAGAATCGTACAAGAAGGGCTGCCCATAACTATGGGCAGCCTGTTTGCTTTTTCCACTAATATTCCATTAATAATAATCACACAAAAATGGCGCTGGAATAGTGAAGCGCACCCCCTGAATTTCATCGGATTAACCTTACAGGTTTCCAAAGCTAATTCCAAGAGGGTACTTCACAATTCCTGCACCACTATTTTTAAAGCATTATTAATACGGTTTATGCTTCATTTTGACGTTGATTGACTACGCGTATGGAGGAATCATCGTAACGCTTGCGTTCCTTACGCTCAATCTGAACGATTCTGCCATCATGAACAACGATATTGACTTCTCCATACTCCAATCCATTGACCTGCTCAGCTATGCGGCCCAGCCAACGGTCATCCACCTCTACCGGTTTCGCCATTTCGTTACCCTCCCATTTCATTCCATTGTTAAAATCAGCTTTCGTGTTGTTCGCTCATACGACTTTCTAGAATCGATTTAACTACTAGAGTTATAATGGCTAACAGCATCAACATAGAAGCTACAGCGAAAGCTGCACTAAATTGGTACTCGTTGTAAACAATTTCAATATGCAGTGGCAATGTATTGGTTTCTCCTCGAATGTGACCAGATACGACGGATACAGCTCCAAATTCCCCCATCGCCCGAGCATTACAGAGAATCATTCCATACAATAGACCCCATTTAATGTTAGGCAGCGTAACCTTGAAGAATACTCTCCAGCCACGCGCACCCAAGCTAACTGCTGCTTCTTCATCTTGAACTCCCTGAGCCTCCATAAGCGGGATAAGCTCTCTAGCCACAAAGGGAAAGGTAACGAACATTGTAGCAAGGACAATACCTGGCGTAGCGAAAATAATATTAATGTTGTGCTCGTCGAGCCAAGGGCCTAAGAAGCCTTGAGCACCAAACAGAAGCACGTAGATAAGTCCGCTCACTACAGGAGATACTGCAAACGGAAGATCGATTAAAGTAATGAGCAGGTTTTTGCCTCGAAATTTGAATTTCGTAATGGCCCAAGCAGCCGCTACCCCAAAAATCGTATTAAGTGGAACCGCGATCCCTGCCGTTATTAGTGTTAGCCTAAGAGCTGCCATTGCATCTGGATCAGAAAGTGCATCTACGTAAGCATGCCACCCCTTGCGAAATGATTCTGCAATAACAGATATCATTGGAAGAATCACAATGAGTCCAAGAAACAAAAGAGCAATAACTATTAATGTGTTGCGAACTGCTTTTGACTCTGTGAGATGAGGCCTAACCGGCAAGCTCTTTTTCCCTGAGCGGGGGTTCGTTACAATTCCTGCCATATCACTCAACCTCCTTTAACGCTGCGCAGGCGGCGATTACTCCACCTTTGCAAAACATTGATTAACAGCAGCAGTACGAATGAAATCAGAAGGAGCACGACGGCTACTGCCGCTGCCTCGCCATACTGATACTGTTCTAGCTTTGTAATGATCAGCAATGGCGCAATTTCGGTTTTCATTGGCATGTTTCCTGAGATGAATACGACCGAGCCGTATTCCCCAATTCCACGAGCGAACGCCAATGCAAAGCCAGTTAGTAAAGGTGGAATTAAATCCGGCAGGATAATCTTAAAGAATGTCCTAGCTCGGTAAGAGCCCAGTAGCACAGCCGCTTCTTCCATATCAGATTCCATGTCCTGCAAAATCGGCTGAACCGTTCGAACAACGAAAGGAATTCCGATAAAGATGAGGGCAAGTGTTATTCCGATAGGAGTATAAGCAACCTTAACGCCTAAAGGCTCCAATAGCGATCCAACCCAGCCCTTAGGCGCGTAGATCGTTGTCAAAGCGATACCTGCAACAGCTGTCGGAAGCGCGAATGGCAAATCAATGAGACCATCAACGATTCTTTTACCTGGAAACTTGTATCTAACAAGCACCCAAGCTAGCAGCAGACCAAATACTAGATTCACTAAAGCCGCGAAGAATGCAGTCGTTAAGCTTAGCCTGTAGGAGGCCACGACCCTAGGATCGGAAACAGTGTCCCACCACTCCGAGGGGGAAAGGTCAGCCGACTTGATAACAAGCGCAGCCAACGGTATGAGTACGATCAAACTTAGATATAGGACTGAAAATCCCAAAGTGATCGATAACCCAGGTAATACCCTATCTTTTTTACGAAGTAATGTCATTTGCCCGCCTAAACTCCTCTTCCCGGCCCAATGTTAGGAACCCGGTTTATATATTTGGTCAAACGTTCCACCATCTGAGAAATGCTTAGCTTGTGCTTCTTTCCAGCCACCGAAGTCATCGTCTATTGTCAGCAAATTCAATTCGGCGAATTGATCCTTGTACTTGTCTACAACGGATTGAAGACGCGGTCTGTAAAAGTTTTTGGCTGCAATTTCCTGACCTTGCTCTGTATAAAGATACTTGAGATATTCTTCTGCAGCTGCACGAGTACCTTTCTTGTCTACATTCTTATCAACGATCGCAACAGGGGGTTCAGCCAATATGCTGATTGAAGGCGTAACGATTTCAAACTTATCACCGAATTCCTTAATCGCCAGATAAGCTTCGTTCTCCCATGCCAGCAGCACATCTCCGATTCCTTTTTCTACGAAGGTTGCCGTTGATCCGCGTGCTCCCGTATCCAGAACAGGTACGTTATTGAACAGTTTCTTTATAAAATCAAGCGTCTGCGGCTCATCATAACCTAATGTCTTAGTTGCATAGCCCCAAGCCGCTAGGTAATTCCAGCGAGCTCCGCCAGATGTCTTCGGATTCGGAGTAATGACTTGCGTGCCTTCCTTGATCAAATCTCCCCAGTCCTTGATTCCTTTGGGATTGCCTTTACGAACAAGGAATACAATGGTTGAAGTATAAGGAGTGCTGTTTTGTTCAAAAGATTTCTGCCAGTCGGCCTTTAGCTGACCCTTCTCCGCTATAGCATCAATGTCATAACCAAGTGCTAAGGTAACAACGTCCGCCGGTAAGCCATCTATAACAGAACGGGCTTGTTTGCCTGAACCGCCATGGGATTGCTTAATCGTAATTTTACCGCCTGTTTTTTCTTTCCAATATAGTGCAAAGCTCTTATTAAACTCTTCATATAGTTCGCGTGTCGGGTCGTACGAAACGTTCAGTAGCTCAATTGGATCAGGTACTTTTCCAGACTCATTTGCACTTGGACTAGCTCCGGAGTTAGATGAAGATTCATTATTGCTATTACTTTTCGATCCGCAAGCAGACAACACAGCGACTAGCAATGTCATAATCAGAATCACGCGGAGGTTTTTAAATGTTTTCATTTTCATACACCCCTCAATATTGGTAAACAAGTACTCTTTGACTCCGGATGGCCAACCCGGTCGCCTATTCAATTAAATCCTACCCGTTTTATAATTCCTACCTGTTTAGTTGGTATTGGAGCAATAATAACAGGTGACATTGCTTACTGTCAATAACTGCTATAATAAAAATTGATAAATAATTTTTTCCAAATAAAATGTCTTCTTCTCTTTCGTTAGATGGAACATTAATTTCAGAAAAAGTTAGCGAAATTTTGCATCATATAACGCAAAAAAACTCCCCAAATTCAGAGAGTTTTTCTATATTTATGAACCTCTATGATTCCTACCTCGCACATGAACAATATCAACAAAGGGACGAACACGATCCATTAGCCGTTGCCCCTTATGTAGCTCTTCGCCTTCCTTGTGAGTGAAGCTAAAGTGTCTCTCCAAATCATCTAGCTCATGATTCGAGGTGTAGAAGGTCGGCTTGCGGTTCATTCGGTGGTTAAGGATAGCTCCAAGCACGTGATCCCTCACCCAAGGGGTTAGATTCTCAGCTCCGATGTCGTCAAAGACGAGCAGATCTGCATCCTTCATCAGAGTAATCGTTTCTTTTAGCTTCTGTGGCTCGAACATAAGTGCTTTCGCATCTTCCACGAACTCTGGCATATAAACAATTACACTTGAGTAGCCTTCTTTGGCTAGCTTTTGCAGCAAATAGCCAGCTAGGTACGTTTTCCCGGTTCCAAAATCGCCCTGTAAATATAAGCCTTGCTTCTGTAAGCCTTGATTGATTGTCGTCCGAACGTAATTTTGCAATTGATTGACGGCCAATGCTCGATTAGCATCCAACCGGATAATTTCTTCTTCGTCGTATTGCTCTCCTAGAATCGCCTCGTCAACGTAAAAGCTCGTCATCCTACGACGAATTTGCTGCTGCTGCTCATTGGCTGTCCACTTCGAGCATGCCGTCTTATAATCGTTCAGCTGCCAACGCCCGTTCATTTGCACACAATTAATTCCCGTAGAATGACCTTGCATATCATTCGGACAAAGAGCTAATCCTGGGCATGCCTTACAATTACGATATTCCGTCGTCATCTGGTATAAACGGTTTAAATTAGTCCTCAGTACCGCTTCATCTAGCTCAGGATACCGGGATCGCAGCTTAAGAACAAGCGGATCATTCAATACCTGATCTGCAATCCGCTCCGCGTTTCCTAATCCCCCGATTGGTGGCATTCGGCGCATCGCCTCTCCTAAAGATTCCATTCTCCCGTGCCCCCTTCTGCTCGATGATAAAGTTATTAATGTAACCTGAACTAACCATTATGCTAGCTTTTACCCTTAAGCTCTCTAGCCAGCTCTAGCATTTTCTCCAGCTCTTCAGGCGTAACTTGCTGAGCAGGCCCGCTGTCCTTTACAACAGACATTGCAGGCTTGCGCCTTCCTGCAGAGCTACTACTGCGTCCTTGCGCTCCAGAACCATTCCCTCCAGCTCGAGCTGGCTCTTCTCCACGTCGCTTGCGCTCCAGCGTGGCATTCAGCTTGTCCTGTTCACGAATATACATAACTGCCTTGTCTAACGTATCTATTCCCTTAGCAAGCATGTTAGACGCTATAGAGTCAACAAATGGTTTGGTCAAGCGCTGTGTATGACCCAATGAGAACACATAGTGAATGAGGACATTAATAACGGGCTCCGGAAGCTTATAATTCAAATCAATCCGTTCAAAGATACGTACAAAGGCATCTGGAACTGCCCCTGGAAAATACCTCTCAAGCATTCGCGTATAAGGCTCCCGACGCAGCATCTCATTATAGCGATCTATTGAAACATCTGACTGGAAGCGCTCCGGTATTGCTAGCTGCATCGCGCTTGATGTTACATTACTCGTATCTGCTGGGGCTGATCTTTCCTCCCCGCGGGCGAGGAAGCGCTCCCGCTCCTCTTCCCGCTTGCGATCTTGACGATAAATAAGATTAGCGCGGTTCTGAAGCTCGTCCCATAGCAATAAGCCATCCTGATGAAAAATCCCATCCTCATCAAGCAAACGGCAAATTTCCGGTACTTCTAAATTAAATTTATATGCTAAATAATTCAACTGAGCCATAGATTCCGGTGCACGATTGAGACGCTCCACAAATCCACGATTGGCAGATCCGCGTGGAAACCGAAGCAGCATCTCCGTATGACGAATCCGTTCCTGTGGCTTAAATGAAGGCGTACGTTCCTTCGCCGTAGCGCTCTCCGCCCAACCCATTTCCAGCTCAGGGTCCATTGCTGCCGCTCCGATTTTGAACATTTCGTAGAAGGGCACTGTTGCCTCCTCCCGATTGACGAAACGGGCCAGCTCTGGAGGTAGCTGTCTGGTAAAGCTTTCTTTGAGCTCTAATAGAGCAGTCTTTCCAATCTTGTCCCTAAGTAGCAGAGTCAAATGAAAATTAGAAAAGAACTCTTCCGAGTTAAGAGGACGCTGAAGAACATATTCGTATAACAACTCTTCTGTTAATGGATTATGATTGCGAAATACTTGAAGCAATCCTACTGCTTCCAGCTTTGATGAGGCCTCAACCGCGATTTGGCGCCCGGTAGCGTTCAGCTCCAACCCAAGCCCAAGGAGTAGCTTGCGTTGCGGCTCAATTGTTGAATAGCCGGCACTCTCTTCCGCACATTGATGATAGAGAAGCTGATAGAATGCAGCTGAAACCGCCCCTACCATTGGCTGGTAAAGGGCTACCCATACTTTGCGATCTAATGCACTTAGCGCAAAGTCGCGATTTGTAAAATAACGGTGATTTTCCGTAAACTCCATAATATTCGACACGTGCATAGCCCGATCGACAACTCTTTTCGCTTAAAGAATGATTGTTCTATTGTAGCATAAAATCACCCTTACGCAGAAATGTAAATAAAAGTGAATAACCAAGTGAACACTTCTGAAAGACAAAGAAAAAGGCGTCACTTAAAAGTGACACCCAAGTAGTAGTCTAATACATCTCTCAAAATCATAAATAACTCGCCATTCGTTAAGGCTTTATTATTTTTAATACCATTAACGATTGACTTGCCTATCCACCCACGTTCAACAAGCTCATTTAATGCCTCATCCTCAGTTGTATCCAAACTAGTAATAAGAGCAAAAAAATACGCAGCACGATCTAATGACACAGTCGAGGAAACCGCTAAATCTTTGTCCCAGCCGTAATCCATATTCGCGAATTGCTCCGGGTACATTTTATGCAAACGCTGAGCAGTGGCTAGAAGAATCTTTTCTTTGGCGGGCTCATCTAGCTTCCATCCTTCGTTCAGATAGCCCCCAGATGTAATAAATAAGCTAACAGCTGTAAGTAATCCATTATAATACTTATGTTTCGTATAAGATGGCTTTGCAAAATCTACCATCTTCAGATTCATGCCTTGCTTAGTAAGCCTCTTGCGGAGTTCTACAATATCATTCCATGATTTAGAAAGCTGACGGAAGCTAAGATTTCTTTCTTTAGCGAGCTTCACCGCAGCACCTGCGGCTTCTCCTGTTGCCATCCCAAGTGGAATCACTCGAGCACTACCATGCGCTAATGTATCAAAGCTTGCGGATCTGCCCACAACAAGTAAGCCATCTA
This portion of the Cohnella abietis genome encodes:
- a CDS encoding TrkH family potassium uptake protein yields the protein MGFAFIIFIGAQLLRLPIASISGQSMSFIDALFTSTSAMCVTGLVVFDTGTYFSTFGHWVILLLIQIGGIGFMTVATLFALILRRKISLKERLILQESLNQGSIEGLVRLVRKVIVYALALETVGAILFFIRFMFDMPVGKALYHGVFHSISIFNNAGFDLSGEFKSFSAYSSDVYMNIVSMALIILGGFGFIVLADLFDWRKKQRFSLHTKVVLSVTAILIVVGTLVIFIFEYTNGRSVGDTGFGHKLLVSLFQSVTTRSGGVTTVDVTEFRQATQFFIIILMFIGASPGSTGGGIKTTTFAVLVGAVLAMIRGKDDVVLFRLRLAQERVYKAVTVTLFCIGIVMLGTMVLATTEDAAFLKILFEVTSAFGTVGLSMGLTGDLTVTGKITIIILMFIGRLGPLTLTYALGPKQGRALYRHAEGKIIIG
- a CDS encoding CPBP family intramembrane glutamic endopeptidase; translated protein: MNSLTSNQLDRRWIWAATVGLILFLLIQVFPVTGQLFTTEIQNVMTRSEAKNKALDLAASKFGIKSEQVQEATVTHLSDSNAVAYLSKYNFMKTADKLWTQATPTDVYAVKLLLKDSQDALLISLNMENGKLVAWKFVGNNELNSVSSRSKANITDESVSSALQYAEFWGIPAAEWTWDESRSDKSSMTFLSREGNIGETQLWLKVVVPEGFSALKSSNPPWIGGSIEYGVDLPKSFTSYLKNQESLASKLSMYGFILPQIILFVLAIIYVGSYGGQTSYLRGIFLSAVYFVLYAGITFNMVPGLRASLWKSGNISVDVNTAIIITSIIMYGAMAVLTYFSAVAGDGLWKSMGHSLWPRWKEAGYGITVLKSMRVGYFLAFILLGAQSLILLILEKTLGSFSSSDASQSMYNMTIPLLLPLLAWCAGISEELQSRLLGIGLFRKWLVGGARKILGREPSRRTAVTLTLIAMIPPGLLWAMGHVGYAIYPVYTRLIELVIMAILFGWFMLRFGIMTVIFAHVTLDAILMGMQMMFDGLPGDFFAGAFSLIMPGLAGIVIWWLHGVIKGKPKPTAV
- the uvrC gene encoding excinuclease ABC subunit UvrC is translated as MDILPPIIDRDKAMENIRHKLALLPDQPGCYLMKNEEGKIIYVGKAKVLKNRVRSYFSGSHDGKTQKLVSEIRDFEYIVTASNTESLILECNLIKEHFPRYNVLLKDDKSFPYLKITHEAHPKLEVTRRIVKDKGKYFGPYPNAYAAQETKKLLDRLYPLRKCNTLPEKVCLYYHLGQCVAPCEYPVEQSVYDEMIGEISRFLNGGHTEIKKDLKHKMEVAAEGLEFERAREYRDQIVAIEALMEKQTINMSDAMDRDVFGYAVDKGWMCVQILYMRQGKMIQRHASVFPYYGEAYEDFLSYVTQYYSDNPALPREMLLPPPPEAGGEQPTEGSAVDSAAVLPLAGRESDSAEVLPLADLESEGAKVLPLAVAEEREAYGDGAVTEDSVEEGEAAEVGESLRRWLKIKVAVPRRGTKRHLITMACDNSRVALEEKFRLIERDESRTVKAVEGLANWIGIPSANRIEAFDNSNMQGSSPVSAMVVFTNGKPDKKEYRKYNVKTVQGPDDYETMREVVRRRYERVLKEGQSLPDLIVVDGGKGHIASVLDVLTNELGMNVPVCGLAKDAKHRTAQLLVGDPPEVVPLPRDSQEFYLLQRIQDEVHRFAITFHREKRAKSMIASKLDSIPGIGEKRRKQLLSHFGSLKAIKEAAIDDFKAVSIGEALATRILEALNVE
- a CDS encoding YqzM family protein — translated: MENVTDPRQHINEEPRDDLMDTAIGFGVMFGFMFVVFTAAVVIKFVIT
- a CDS encoding YezD family protein, producing the protein MAKPVEVDDRWLGRIAEQVNGLEYGEVNIVVHDGRIVQIERKERKRYDDSSIRVVNQRQNEA
- the cysW gene encoding sulfate ABC transporter permease subunit CysW translates to MAGIVTNPRSGKKSLPVRPHLTESKAVRNTLIVIALLFLGLIVILPMISVIAESFRKGWHAYVDALSDPDAMAALRLTLITAGIAVPLNTIFGVAAAWAITKFKFRGKNLLITLIDLPFAVSPVVSGLIYVLLFGAQGFLGPWLDEHNINIIFATPGIVLATMFVTFPFVARELIPLMEAQGVQDEEAAVSLGARGWRVFFKVTLPNIKWGLLYGMILCNARAMGEFGAVSVVSGHIRGETNTLPLHIEIVYNEYQFSAAFAVASMLMLLAIITLVVKSILESRMSEQHES
- the cysT gene encoding sulfate ABC transporter permease subunit CysT, translating into MTLLRKKDRVLPGLSITLGFSVLYLSLIVLIPLAALVIKSADLSPSEWWDTVSDPRVVASYRLSLTTAFFAALVNLVFGLLLAWVLVRYKFPGKRIVDGLIDLPFALPTAVAGIALTTIYAPKGWVGSLLEPLGVKVAYTPIGITLALIFIGIPFVVRTVQPILQDMESDMEEAAVLLGSYRARTFFKIILPDLIPPLLTGFALAFARGIGEYGSVVFISGNMPMKTEIAPLLIITKLEQYQYGEAAAVAVVLLLISFVLLLLINVLQRWSNRRLRSVKGG